From the Triticum urartu cultivar G1812 chromosome 4, Tu2.1, whole genome shotgun sequence genome, the window GATGGACTGGCTTGCCCAGAACAGTCCAATGACGTGCCACTGGCAGGACAAGTGGGTGAAGTTCCAGCACGATGGCGAAGAGGTCACTCTGCGCGGCGTGTTCCCCAAGCCGGCCACCTCGCTCAAGGCCGTCGGGTCCGAGGAGCTGCGCAAGATGATCGCCGGCAACGACGTTTGGGCCATGGCCATGGTGGACACCTGCGACCCCGCACTGCGTCCGGCTCGCAAATGTGCAAGTCAAACACCGCTCACGGACCTGCTCGCGGAATTCGCCGACGTGTTCGCGGCACCGCATGGGCTCCCTCCGCATCGCCAGTACGACCACGCCGTCACGCTGGTGGAGGGCGCGGTCCCCGCGAACACGCGCCCGTACCCagccagaagaagaagaagacaccTAACCTCTGATTAGTGTGCTCTAGAGCTGGCTGGTGGGCCCAGCCAGCTGGCCACCCAAGTGGCGTGAGTGGGTGGTGTAAAAGGAGGCCGCCTGTGgccgtgtgtgtgtgtgcgtgtggaCAATTCTTGTGTCTGAAACTTTCCTCTGCAATCCATCCTCCTTCCTCTCCAAGCCATCCTCTCCCCTCTTGTCTCGATCTGGatctcctctccctcttctccctCCTGGGGTATTACAAAGAGACAACCAAATGCATCCAcacaatttttttaaaaacaaATATGCATTTTTCTTTACTATTTACTGTGAGGCAACAGCCCCACAGTCCTAAAACAAATATCCATTTAAGTTAGCTTGTGCTAATAACATCAACACCACATATTCAAAAAAGGCTCGTTAGTTTACACACTTCAAGAACTTCAAGTAACTCTAGTGGCACAAAAAGAGGAGACGACACTTTTCTATAATCAGAAGGCACGTGCTTATGCAAGCACAGATACAATGTACATTATCAGGTCAACAGTACCATATACCTTGTCCATCTCCATAGTGTGACAAGGTTTGCATCTGAATTTTACTGATCTATCATTTGCTAATTGAAGTGGCTAACAGTGGAAAAACCTCCTTTCTCGCTGCAAAACATGATCATGAAAAAGTTCAGGTGGATAAGGAGAAAATACATGTCATGTACCGCCAGGGCTGAAGCTCCTATATTTGGAGGCAGAATCAAGCCTCAAGTCCCTTCTTGTTTAGGAGCTAAAAAGGATAACTAGCACAGACCAGCGCGTACCATCATTACAGCTTCTCCGTTAACCGAATCATGAAAGAACTGACAGCAACAACGTCAAGAACAATCCATGATGACTCAAACATGTCATGGAAATAGTCTGCGCCAATCTCCTCTGCCGCTGACCTAAATGCATTACCGAACGAATTCCCCTGAACTGCCCCAAGCCTGGGCTTCCCCCATACCCCAACTACCAGCACCTTCTCAGGCTCCCTCCCTAAGCAAGCACACACCAGTGGCTTCATCCTTGCACCCCGTTCCTTCAGTGCATCCATCAGGAAGAAGCAGAACTTGGTAAGCGCCTGAGGGTGGCACAGCTTGCTCGTGTCCACTGGGTCATCGAGCTTCACCCACCTGAACTTCTTTGCGCTCCGTATGAAGCCGCTCTTGGTGATCGCCGAGCTCCCTTGCCTCAATATAGCCCTCTGTATCTCAATGGCAGATTGCATTCCTTTTTGCAGCTGATCCACATTGCTCGGAGACAACGCAGAGTATGCAACCCAGAATTGCCCAGCAGCAGAACATTCCTTCGAGTCATTGGACTCGGCACTCTTAGATTCAAGCAAAGCTGTGACGCCATACACAACATCCGCAGCAGAGACCTTGGATTTGTACCCGTGCACCCGCAGGAAGCTTCGGTAGTAGAACTCGGTGAGCCCATACTCCGGCAGGAAGCGGTCAAACTCATCGCGCATCTTCCTCTTGACCTCCATGCTCATGTACTGGAACCCCTTCTGGCAGTCGGCGAGCGGGAACCCCATCCTCGCCAGAAGAAGCTTCAGCTTCTTGAGCCCGTTGTCGCTCCACGTCTTGAGCCTCGTCGCGACATAAGAGGAGCAGACCATGGAGTCGAACAAGCTCCACTCCCGCAGCAGCATAAGCCTCGGCTCGTCCTCGTAGGCGATGCGGGAGGTCTCGGGCGCACGGATCCTGGTCCCGTCCTTGAGCGTGACCACGGAGCCGACGCCGGACGGATCGAGGTTGCCGGATCCGTTGATGTGCTGCTCGAGCTCCATGCCCGCGTCGTGGTAGCGCTCGCTGGTGATACGCTCGTGGACGAACTGGTCGGTGAGGGAGACGCAGGCAAGCCAGAGGAGCTCATTGGTGTTCCTGCGCAGCGCGTGGGCGAGGTCGTACATGAGGCACCCCGACGGCTTCCCGTGGAAGGTGCCGAGCCGGTAGTACTCCCGCCGCAGCCTCCCGAACAGCCTCACCGGATCGCCGCCGTCCGCCTCCGCGTCATCGGGCGCCCGCCGTCtcttcctcctccctccctcGGCGTCGGAATCGTAATCCGAGGCATCTGACTCCTCCTCGGAGGCGCGGAGGTGGTCGTCGTCCGCGTCCCCCTCGGCCGTTAGGTCGGAGGCGTCGGCAAGGGAGGACACGTCGAAGTCATACGACAGGTCGGCGGCGCGCTCGTCATCAGCGGTGAAGAGCACGACGACGCGGTCGTTCCCCGCGGCGAGGTTGCGGAGGTTCACGGGGCGGTGCGAATCCACGACGAAGGCGGTGGAGCCGCGCGGCAGGACGCCGCGGAGGAGGTCGCAGCGCGCGCCCCAGTTGATGAGTAGTACGcagagcggcggcggcgactggGATGAGGACGCGGCGACGCCGGAGAAGGAGGCGAGGAGTTCGGCCGCATCGGCGGTGGAGGCGACGGGGTAGACGGAGAAG encodes:
- the LOC125550987 gene encoding cell division control protein 45 homolog, encoding MVRELRADSFYARLRAAAAAVSSASPLLILPSAADADSLCALRILTHVLSADSVRFSVYPVASTADAAELLASFSGVAASSSQSPPPLCVLLINWGARCDLLRGVLPRGSTAFVVDSHRPVNLRNLAAGNDRVVVLFTADDERAADLSYDFDVSSLADASDLTAEGDADDDHLRASEEESDASDYDSDAEGGRRKRRRAPDDAEADGGDPVRLFGRLRREYYRLGTFHGKPSGCLMYDLAHALRRNTNELLWLACVSLTDQFVHERITSERYHDAGMELEQHINGSGNLDPSGVGSVVTLKDGTRIRAPETSRIAYEDEPRLMLLREWSLFDSMVCSSYVATRLKTWSDNGLKKLKLLLARMGFPLADCQKGFQYMSMEVKRKMRDEFDRFLPEYGLTEFYYRSFLRVHGYKSKVSAADVVYGVTALLESKSAESNDSKECSAAGQFWVAYSALSPSNVDQLQKGMQSAIEIQRAILRQGSSAITKSGFIRSAKKFRWVKLDDPVDTSKLCHPQALTKFCFFLMDALKERGARMKPLVCACLGREPEKVLVVGVWGKPRLGAVQGNSFGNAFRSAAEEIGADYFHDMFESSWIVLDVVAVSSFMIRLTEKL